The Pelmatolapia mariae isolate MD_Pm_ZW linkage group LG10_11, Pm_UMD_F_2, whole genome shotgun sequence genome includes a region encoding these proteins:
- the erfl3 gene encoding ETS domain-containing transcription factor ERF, with translation MKTPGDTGFAFPEWAYKPESSPGSRQIQLWHFILELLRKEEYHDVIAWQGDYGEFVIKDPDEVARLWGARKCKPQMNYDKLSRALRYYYNKRILHKTKGKRFTYKFNFNKLVLVNYPFIDMSSTGSSVPQSAPPVPTGAGTHFRFPPSTPSEVLSPNEDLRSPGGMFSSVARRMARGSVSDCSDGTSANSEIEEGNTGAGEERGERVVSGGGGGGPGGGGGYRSIIHPRLSSHEALFRMYGGPGNPAGHPGSRGPAAHRIHPEPLSPFPASPLPGPGGASLLAPPLSPALSMTPTSHLPYTPSPTLSPMLGSHFSFNPEDMKRYLQAHTQSVYNYGLSPRAFLQYPNIVIPQPHRPDKAGLTAERGAAERAERASTVGGGERGGDRHHHPPLGHPTHHHPHPHSAHPHPHSHPMHHPLHLGEEPPHMSPFKFKLQPPPLGRKQREGQSQSKPRQSSLSSGSGSGSMSSTSGLGSSLSFGSDLSSASGSGLISASSSTQSLNSAGLPKIKVEPISDIDSEEEVEVTDISDEDPDERDEEFELFAPRHPRASDHHHLANGSARAQQQPHTDEDLEEDVFKAPAPPPPGLMPFFTSQHTHSGVHRMLPVIKSEPAEPGESSTPPSQPPMAGAPQTKCIPLKLRFKRRWSEDQRMEASQEESDDKKVRPEEERERERQSNGQMEMEEDGTGSGGGDSPPMLAYEGSLAAPLALHRRVTAELHRATAQLSLENKDC, from the exons GGTTCGCCTTTCCAGAATGGGCTTACAAGCCCGAGTCAAGCCCTGGTTCCAGACAGATCCAGCTGTGGCACTTCATCCTGGAGCTGCTCAGGAAAGAGGAGTATCATGATGTCATCGCCTGGCAGGGGGACTATGGCGAGTTTGTCATCAAGGATCCAGATGAAGTGGCTCGACTCTGGGGGGCCAGGAAGTGCAAACCCCAAATGAACTACGATAAACTGAGCAGGGCTCTGAG GTATTACTACAACAAGAGGATCCTTCATAAGACCAAAGGGAAAAGGTTCACCTACAAGTTTAACTTCAACAAACTGGTTTTGGTCAACTACCCCTTCATTGATATGAGCTCCACTG GAAGTAGCGTTCCTCAGAGTGCCCCTCCTGTCCCCACCGGTGCAGGGACCCACTTCCGCTTCCCTCCTTCCACCCCATCTGAAGTCCTCTCCCCTAACGAGGACCTGCGCAGCCCCGGCGGCATGTTCAGCTCCGTGGCCCGACGAATGGCCCGCGGCTCTGTCAGCGACTGCAGCGACGGCACTTCAGCCAATTCTGAGATCGAGGAGGGTAACACGGgagcaggagaggagaggggggagagagttgtgagtggaggaggtggaggagggccAGGTGGTGGAGGAGGCTACCGGAGCATCATCCACCCCCGTTTGTCTTCTCATGAAGCCCTGTTCCGCATGTACGGAGGGCCGGGTAACCCTGCAGGGCATCCAGGCTCCCGTGGCCCGGCAGCACACCGCATCCACCCAGAGCCCCTGTCCCCCTTCCCTGCGTCCCCCCTGCCAGGCCCAGGAGGAGCAAGCCTTCTAGCTCCACCTTTGTCTCCGGCACTCTCCATGACCCCCACATCTCACCTCCCATACACTCCCTCGCCCACCCTATCACCCATGTTAGGCTCTCACTTCTCCTTTAACCCAGAGGACATGAAGCGCTACCTGCAGGCCCACACCCAGTCGGTGTACAACTACGGCCTCAGCCCCAGAGCTTTCCTCCAGTACCCCAACATCGTCATCCCCCAGCCCCACCGGCCCGACAAGGCCGGTCTGACTGCAGAGAGAGGAGCGGCCGAGAGGGCGGAGAGAGCCTCGACTGTGGGGGGAGGCGAGAGGGGAGGAGACCGACACCACCATCCACCTCTGGGTCACCCGACCCACCACCACCCGCATCCTCACTCTGCTCACCCTCACCCACATTCCCACCCCATGCATCATCCACTTCACCTTGGTGAGGAGCCGCCGCACATGTCCCCCTTCAAGTTCAAGCTGCAGCCGCCTCCACTGGGCAGGAAGCAGAGGGAGGGACAGAGCCAGAGTAAACCCAGGCAGAGCTCACTGTCCTCGGGTTCAGGATCCGGGTCCATGTCCTCCACGTCTGGCCTGGGCTCCTCGCTGTCATTCGGCAGTGACTTGAGCTCCGCCAGTGGCTCCGGGCTCATCTCCGCCTCCTCGTCAACACAGTCTCTAAACAGCGCGGGACTTCCCAAGATAAAG GTGGAGCCCATCTCTGACATAGACTCAGAGGAAGAGGTGGAGGTGACTGACATTAGCGATGAAGACCCGGATGAAAGAGATGAAGAGTTTGAGCTCTTCGCCCCTCGCCACCCGAGAGCATCCGACCACCACCACCTTGCTAATGGCTCAGCCCGGGCCCAGCAACAACCCCACACCGACGAGGACTTAGAAGAAGATGTGTTCAAAGCCCCCGCTCCTCCTCCACCCGGCCTGATGCCTTTCTTCACCTCGCAGCACACGCACTCCGGCGTACATCGCATGCTGCCCGTCATCAAGAGCGAACCCGCCGAGCCCGGGGAGAGCAGCACACCCCCGTCTCAGCCACCCATGGCGGGGGCTCCCCAGACGAAGTGCATTCCCCTCAAGCTGCGCTTCAAGAGGCGCTGGAGCGAAGACCAGCGCATGGAGGCCTCGCAGGAGGAGTCGGATGATAAAAAAGTACGAccggaggaggagagggagcgagagaggcAAAGTAATGGACAGATGGAGATGGAGGAGGATGGGACAGGCAGCGGAGGCGGGGACAGTCCTCCTATGCTGGCGTATGAAGGCTCTTTAGCAGCACCCCTGGCCTTGCACAGGAGGGTGACTGCCGAGCTGCACCGCGCCACTGCACAGCTGTCTCTGGAGAATAAAGACTGCTGA